Proteins from a genomic interval of Sulfurimonas sp. HSL3-2:
- a CDS encoding DUF1882 domain-containing protein → MTAMDLKLIKMVTSHYWQKSDRVVDKISFKGRTFFNKFERIDKTLTQSVINQHLKGEITVAHSLVSDRGIVENIVIDYNGRDPERFYHKAQLLLREEGYINFTAFKTKSEGHLHVYIHKGHTTLQEAIQLGKMISMKLAAKQPKQWKMFPSDDIPPEYNILTLPYDLYAKERGASWSKHM, encoded by the coding sequence ATGACTGCGATGGATTTAAAACTTATTAAGATGGTGACATCTCATTACTGGCAAAAAAGTGATAGAGTCGTCGACAAAATAAGTTTTAAAGGCAGGACTTTTTTCAATAAATTTGAAAGAATCGACAAGACATTGACTCAGTCTGTGATCAATCAACATCTAAAAGGTGAGATAACCGTAGCGCATTCACTGGTAAGTGACAGAGGGATAGTCGAAAATATCGTTATCGATTATAACGGCCGCGATCCTGAGAGATTTTACCATAAAGCTCAGCTTCTGCTGCGTGAAGAGGGCTACATAAACTTTACGGCATTTAAGACAAAAAGTGAAGGACACCTGCATGTTTATATACATAAAGGTCATACAACTTTACAAGAAGCTATACAACTTGGTAAAATGATTTCCATGAAACTGGCGGCAAAACAGCCAAAACAGTGGAAAATGTTTCCAAGTGACGATATACCGCCGGAATATAATATACTTACGCTACCATATGACCTTTATGCCAAAGAGCGCGGAGCTTCTTGGTCAAAGCATATGTAA
- a CDS encoding SPOR domain-containing protein has translation MEERNELNDIILNKGNDAASSSKKVILAVAILTIILIVVVMIMKNSGSSGIENLPQAQETTKTNLPPEPPMPQADEQSNSSLFEPVEIVKEDKKDDDLDKIAKKLKEESLTKDYNEPETTMMPVESKPKVQAPVKKAAPVVKKESVQKTTPVASGKQTYIQVGSFAKYEPDKKFLASIKKLGYDYTYHKINRNGKTINKVLVGPFTTESDARAALKKIRKNVEPGAFVTKK, from the coding sequence GTGGAAGAAAGAAACGAATTAAACGACATCATCCTAAACAAAGGTAATGATGCAGCAAGTTCAAGTAAGAAGGTCATTCTTGCTGTTGCAATATTGACGATTATTCTAATAGTTGTAGTAATGATTATGAAAAACTCTGGATCTAGCGGCATAGAAAATCTTCCGCAAGCTCAAGAAACGACAAAAACGAACCTGCCTCCTGAGCCTCCTATGCCTCAAGCTGATGAGCAATCAAATAGTTCACTCTTCGAACCGGTAGAGATCGTTAAAGAGGACAAAAAAGATGATGACCTTGATAAGATAGCTAAAAAGCTTAAAGAGGAAAGTCTTACTAAAGATTACAATGAGCCGGAAACGACAATGATGCCGGTCGAATCTAAACCAAAAGTACAAGCGCCTGTAAAAAAAGCTGCTCCTGTCGTCAAAAAAGAGAGTGTTCAAAAAACTACTCCGGTCGCAAGCGGGAAGCAGACATATATTCAAGTCGGTTCTTTTGCAAAATATGAGCCGGATAAAAAGTTCTTAGCATCGATCAAAAAACTTGGATATGACTATACTTATCACAAAATAAATAGAAACGGTAAGACTATAAATAAAGTTTTAGTTGGCCCGTTTACAACTGAATCAGATGCAAGAGCCGCTTTGAAAAAAATACGTAAAAACGTAGAGCCTGGTGCTTTTGTAACAAAGAAATAG
- a CDS encoding chorismate-binding protein — protein MIHHTQFTLDQFAPIAVYHKLKGIFSDEISYLFESAGQSEGNYSFIMIGARERLQYKDDVTIYTNALGEKEIKEVSPFDFLKEYYKNIDTAIYKSTCKELNIGYVDGFIGYIGYDMVKVFEPRLKRSMDNLKDELNTPDLDLILPKLVLVYSHKNNVISLVSVLDEMKDRFSELETALKGSYHYIPMENNIGDDQGSFAFSKDEFFSMVDRSKEMIKSGDVFQILMTNRFTRNIKVDPFSFYRVLRTKNPSPYMFLMDYEDFNIVGSSPEVMVRLTDGEILLRPIAGTRKRGDTKQRDKELENELLEDPKELAEHLMLIDLGRNDVGRVAKTGSVKVEDMMHIERFSHVMHIVSDVVAELRDDKDMFDLFMSTFTAGTMTGAPKIRAMELIAEFEGLKRGFYSGSIGYFGFDGNMDSAITIRTAMVKPSSVILQAGAGIVADSVNELEYLEVTNKLGALMSSLKDLD, from the coding sequence TTGATTCACCATACGCAATTTACACTTGATCAATTCGCACCGATCGCCGTTTATCACAAGCTCAAAGGGATCTTCTCAGATGAGATAAGTTATCTTTTTGAGAGTGCAGGACAGAGTGAAGGAAACTACAGTTTCATCATGATTGGTGCAAGAGAAAGACTTCAATATAAAGATGATGTCACTATCTACACAAATGCTCTAGGCGAAAAAGAGATAAAAGAGGTATCGCCTTTTGATTTTCTAAAAGAGTACTATAAAAACATAGATACGGCAATATACAAGTCTACATGTAAAGAGTTAAATATAGGCTACGTCGACGGCTTTATAGGCTATATAGGTTACGATATGGTCAAAGTGTTCGAACCAAGACTCAAACGCAGTATGGATAACCTTAAAGATGAACTAAACACACCGGACCTGGATCTTATACTTCCTAAACTTGTCCTTGTATATTCGCATAAAAACAATGTCATATCTCTTGTTTCCGTACTTGATGAGATGAAAGACAGATTTTCCGAACTTGAGACAGCTTTAAAAGGTTCATATCACTACATTCCTATGGAAAACAATATAGGAGATGATCAAGGTTCATTCGCATTTTCAAAAGATGAGTTCTTCTCTATGGTCGACAGATCAAAAGAGATGATAAAAAGCGGTGATGTGTTTCAGATCCTGATGACCAACCGTTTTACGAGAAATATAAAAGTCGATCCGTTTAGCTTTTACCGTGTACTAAGAACAAAGAACCCTTCACCTTATATGTTTTTAATGGACTATGAAGATTTTAACATCGTCGGAAGCTCTCCTGAGGTCATGGTAAGACTGACCGACGGCGAGATCCTTCTTCGTCCGATAGCAGGGACAAGAAAACGCGGTGACACCAAACAAAGGGATAAAGAGCTTGAAAATGAGCTTTTAGAAGATCCTAAAGAACTTGCAGAACATCTTATGCTCATCGACCTCGGACGTAATGACGTAGGGCGTGTTGCAAAGACGGGAAGCGTAAAAGTCGAAGATATGATGCATATTGAGCGTTTCTCTCACGTTATGCATATCGTCTCAGATGTCGTAGCAGAACTTCGCGATGATAAAGATATGTTCGATCTTTTTATGTCGACATTTACCGCAGGGACTATGACAGGTGCACCAAAGATAAGAGCTATGGAACTTATAGCCGAATTTGAAGGACTTAAACGCGGATTTTACAGCGGCAGTATAGGATACTTTGGATTTGACGGTAATATGGATAGCGCGATAACTATCCGTACCGCTATGGTAAAACCTTCAAGCGTTATACTACAGGCAGGAGCGGGCATCGTCGCTGACTCAGTCAATGAGCTTGAGTATCTAGAGGTCACAAATAAACTTGGTGCTCTTATGAGTTCATTAAAAGATCTCGACTAA
- a CDS encoding shikimate dehydrogenase: MKLFAIFGDPVSHSRSPLMHNFLFKTLREDSCYTRVHLTDGSKLRETFFNLDLSGANITVPHKEAAYEACDEIRGFAKAIGVVNTIILEDGRLIGYNTDADGFMEAVKPFGKIQKVLILGAGGTAKALASRFLQDDVHVSVLNRSESRLDYFKELGLTCNSWDSFICEDYDLVVNTTSAGLKDDAYPAPKEMIEDILSHTSYAADAIYGKVTPFLQLTQEKGITYKDGADMLLYQGVLANHLFCNKRYDLKITAEIMQKSFAI; this comes from the coding sequence ATGAAACTTTTTGCTATCTTTGGAGACCCCGTGTCTCATTCACGTTCCCCGCTTATGCACAATTTTCTTTTTAAGACTCTGCGTGAAGACTCTTGCTACACAAGAGTCCACCTGACAGACGGATCAAAACTAAGAGAAACATTTTTCAATCTTGATCTTAGCGGTGCGAATATTACCGTTCCTCATAAAGAAGCGGCATATGAAGCCTGCGATGAGATAAGAGGATTTGCAAAAGCAATAGGTGTCGTAAATACTATTATACTTGAAGACGGCAGGCTCATAGGCTACAACACGGATGCCGACGGTTTTATGGAAGCTGTCAAACCTTTTGGAAAGATACAAAAAGTCCTTATATTAGGTGCCGGTGGGACTGCAAAAGCCTTGGCAAGCAGATTTCTTCAAGATGATGTACATGTAAGTGTGTTAAACAGAAGTGAATCTAGACTCGATTACTTTAAAGAGTTAGGTCTTACATGTAACAGTTGGGACAGTTTTATCTGTGAAGATTATGATCTTGTCGTAAACACTACAAGTGCCGGACTCAAAGATGATGCCTACCCTGCTCCAAAAGAGATGATAGAAGATATCCTTTCTCATACATCATATGCAGCAGATGCCATCTACGGAAAAGTGACGCCGTTTTTACAACTGACGCAGGAAAAAGGTATAACTTATAAAGACGGGGCAGATATGCTTTTATATCAAGGTGTACTGGCAAACCATCTTTTTTGCAATAAAAGATATGACTTAAAAATTACTGCAGAGATCATGCAAAAGAGCTTTGCTATCTAA
- a CDS encoding diguanylate cyclase, which translates to MDYKAIEHEQLLAAGEKLPIIIFINIFIGAITIMMMWSDVPYRYLLSWIALLISSLLLRLALYLTYKRSTVETTPVWNRYFIITSFFSGIVWGMVGLLIEFYVAEAHQGFEVFILGAMAVGSIVTATYIRWNYLAFMIPMLLFPSIYYFLQIDVYHHFMGVMILFFMVVLSISSINFRNIQAERVISFKKLSNSEQRLKEITSSMGEGILVIDKNGILEFMNAEAEHILGWNFDEIKNTDLHDLIHLHAHGADNSCIVKKAYLHGEKNHSEDDHFKRKNGEIFPISLTAAPINDDHKTSGAVIIFRDITERKEIEKQLSDLALTDRLTGLYNRGSFDETLSYELERAQRYNRSLSLLMLDLDYFKKINDTYGHQAGDDVLKKIANVIKQSIRGSDYPARFGGEEFIIILPETENSKAVELAQRIRKTLENEPIAISENETIHVTTSIGVVTSRQGITTQTLLYLVDKALYKAKRNGRNQVSL; encoded by the coding sequence TTGGACTACAAAGCTATTGAGCATGAACAGTTGCTGGCTGCAGGCGAAAAGTTACCGATTATTATTTTCATAAATATATTTATCGGAGCCATTACCATTATGATGATGTGGAGTGATGTCCCGTATAGATATCTGCTTAGTTGGATCGCATTACTGATCAGCTCCCTGCTACTGAGACTGGCATTGTATTTGACATACAAAAGATCGACTGTGGAGACGACACCGGTATGGAACAGATACTTCATTATTACATCATTCTTCTCGGGTATTGTCTGGGGAATGGTCGGACTGCTTATCGAGTTTTATGTTGCAGAAGCACATCAAGGGTTCGAAGTCTTTATTCTCGGTGCAATGGCTGTAGGTTCTATCGTCACGGCTACATATATTAGATGGAACTATCTGGCATTTATGATCCCGATGCTTCTGTTCCCAAGTATTTATTATTTTTTACAAATTGACGTTTACCACCATTTTATGGGTGTTATGATACTTTTTTTTATGGTTGTCCTCAGCATATCTTCCATAAACTTCAGAAATATCCAAGCAGAAAGAGTGATCTCATTCAAAAAGCTCAGTAACTCAGAACAGCGCTTAAAAGAGATAACTTCAAGTATGGGTGAAGGTATTTTGGTAATAGATAAAAACGGTATCTTAGAGTTTATGAATGCAGAAGCGGAACATATACTAGGATGGAATTTTGATGAGATAAAAAACACGGACCTGCACGACCTGATCCACTTACATGCTCATGGAGCGGATAATAGTTGTATAGTAAAAAAAGCCTATCTTCACGGTGAAAAAAACCATTCTGAAGATGATCACTTTAAACGTAAAAACGGTGAGATTTTTCCTATATCATTAACTGCAGCACCGATCAATGACGATCATAAGACATCAGGTGCCGTTATTATTTTCAGAGATATCACAGAACGTAAAGAGATCGAGAAACAGCTTTCTGATCTGGCACTAACGGACAGGTTGACCGGACTGTATAATCGCGGAAGTTTTGACGAGACACTCAGTTATGAGCTTGAACGTGCACAGAGATACAACAGAAGCCTGTCTCTTTTGATGCTTGATCTGGATTATTTTAAAAAGATCAATGACACATACGGGCATCAAGCAGGTGATGACGTTCTTAAAAAGATCGCAAATGTTATAAAACAATCAATACGCGGCAGTGATTATCCAGCCCGTTTCGGCGGAGAAGAGTTCATAATAATTCTTCCTGAGACAGAGAATAGCAAAGCAGTTGAACTAGCCCAAAGGATAAGAAAAACGCTTGAAAACGAACCTATTGCGATATCTGAAAACGAGACTATTCATGTGACTACAAGTATCGGTGTAGTGACAAGCCGTCAGGGAATTACAACTCAGACATTGCTGTATTTAGTCGACAAAGCTCTCTATAAAGCGAAACGAAACGGTCGTAATCAAGTGTCCTTATAA
- the sulP gene encoding sulfate permease, whose amino-acid sequence MKNFFEIFSPKSFIVLKEGYKSSYFMPDLIAGITVGVVALPLAMAFAIASGVGPEKGLYTAIVAGILISLLGGSRFQIGGPTGAFVVIIYDIVMRHGYEGLAIATLMAGMLLIVMGLLRFGAIIKYIPYPVITGFTSGIALIIFTSQVNDFLGLNIQNLPSDFLLKWESYFKYIDHINLYNLLLALISIAIILTIKRYVPKIPGPIIAVIFGAVTVSIFNIPVDTIESRFGDIPRTLPSPSLPIFDLTLIKSLIPDALTIALLAAIESLLSAVVADGMTGRSHKSDTELIAQGAANIGSIFFGGIPATGAIARTATNIKSGAKTPLAGIIHGIVIALFMFLFAEWIVKVPMAVMAAILIIIAWNMSEVHHFKHILRGPRSDAMVLLTTFILTVLVDLTVAVQVGVVLASLLFIKRVIEVTQVQNSRFKLSGFESQTEERLDDPDMLTKKTIPEDTEIYEIDGPFFFGVADSLKRVMETLGYTPKVFILRMRKVPVIDASGMHALEEFYLRCKKQNTRFILSGVNPNLESMLKKFGFYAMIGEENVFDHIDKAIRASEEEISKKED is encoded by the coding sequence ATGAAAAATTTTTTTGAAATATTTTCTCCAAAATCATTTATCGTCTTAAAAGAGGGGTATAAAAGTTCATACTTTATGCCGGATCTTATTGCAGGTATAACCGTAGGAGTCGTCGCTCTTCCACTAGCTATGGCATTTGCTATCGCCAGTGGTGTCGGACCTGAAAAAGGGTTATATACTGCAATCGTAGCAGGTATACTGATCTCTCTTCTTGGCGGAAGCCGTTTTCAGATCGGAGGACCGACGGGAGCTTTCGTAGTCATCATCTATGATATTGTTATGCGTCATGGGTATGAGGGGCTTGCGATTGCTACTCTAATGGCAGGTATGCTGTTGATCGTTATGGGACTGCTTCGCTTCGGTGCTATTATCAAATACATCCCCTACCCTGTGATCACAGGTTTTACAAGCGGTATCGCTCTCATCATATTTACATCCCAAGTAAACGATTTTCTAGGTTTAAACATACAAAATCTCCCATCAGATTTTCTCTTAAAATGGGAAAGTTATTTTAAATATATCGACCATATAAATCTCTATAACCTTTTACTCGCACTCATCTCCATAGCTATCATTCTGACTATAAAGCGTTATGTACCAAAAATACCCGGTCCGATCATCGCCGTAATATTCGGGGCTGTTACCGTGTCTATATTCAATATACCGGTAGACACTATCGAATCTCGTTTTGGAGATATCCCACGTACTCTGCCTTCTCCGTCACTACCTATATTTGATCTAACACTTATAAAATCTCTTATTCCTGATGCATTGACGATCGCACTTTTAGCAGCGATAGAATCACTTTTAAGTGCAGTCGTTGCAGATGGGATGACGGGACGCTCACATAAGTCCGATACAGAGCTGATCGCTCAAGGTGCTGCCAATATAGGTTCTATCTTTTTTGGCGGTATTCCTGCAACAGGAGCCATCGCAAGAACAGCTACAAATATAAAGTCAGGTGCTAAAACTCCGCTAGCAGGAATTATCCACGGCATTGTCATAGCCCTGTTTATGTTTTTATTTGCAGAGTGGATCGTAAAAGTACCTATGGCTGTCATGGCGGCAATACTCATTATTATCGCTTGGAATATGAGTGAAGTACACCACTTTAAACACATATTACGAGGTCCAAGAAGTGATGCGATGGTTCTGCTTACGACATTTATTCTTACTGTTTTGGTTGATTTGACCGTTGCCGTTCAAGTCGGAGTCGTACTGGCATCGCTGCTCTTTATTAAACGTGTTATAGAAGTGACGCAGGTTCAAAACAGCAGGTTTAAACTAAGCGGATTTGAATCTCAGACAGAGGAACGGCTCGATGATCCTGATATGCTTACAAAAAAAACCATTCCCGAAGATACCGAAATCTATGAGATAGACGGACCCTTTTTCTTTGGCGTGGCAGACAGCCTCAAAAGAGTCATGGAGACACTTGGTTACACACCGAAAGTCTTTATTCTAAGAATGCGCAAGGTACCTGTCATAGATGCTTCAGGCATGCATGCACTAGAAGAGTTTTATCTTCGCTGTAAAAAACAAAACACAAGATTCATCCTCTCAGGAGTAAATCCTAATCTGGAAAGTATGCTGAAAAAGTTCGGTTTTTATGCGATGATAGGAGAGGAAAATGTTTTTGACCATATAGATAAAGCGATCCGTGCCTCTGAAGAGGAGATATCAAAGAAAGAGGATTAA
- a CDS encoding cache domain-containing protein: MKHIFNFLSEKSLVSIIAYGPFIFIPLVVTMVSLFLLHINELQYQDSLEDMETVYVEAQKNKVISKVDIAAKLLEYKKSVTTEILKETVKNRVDTAYSIAKNIYEKNIKNHTKKELQKEIIDSLRSLTWNNGECYIFIVDFNGVSHLSPSYLKHFEGKNILDLQDADQRHIIREEIALAKEKGEGFIWDTFTRPNTDPNKQYEQLAYVKRFDDFDWYMGSAEYLDTVMSQMKEHALKTLRNMSINESEYFFVIDENGNNIMNGQGLFPRNENVLSLKDEDGKEFIKELIKSAKSKDPYFVSYKLKNPLTGQVEEKFSYVKKVPGSDWIVGNGFYYNAFNDKLQEKAESLTKMYKKQYVRIMIFSLVLIVLSLFVSYLISIALKNRLLKYSKEIKQKNSELMNLNASLEKTVVERTKELNQAYENMREIAMKDSLTEIYNRYYFNDALKNEIDRANRYHTTFSLCMFDLDYFKDVNDTYGHDVGDKILKSVVDLVKQHLRKSDIFARVGGEEFMIILPKTTLEMAATIVERIRTAVDNYTFEEIEHITISIGLVQYKENENNEELLKRVDLALYNAKHSGRNTVIVDS; encoded by the coding sequence ATGAAACATATATTTAATTTTTTGAGCGAAAAGAGTCTTGTCTCCATAATCGCTTACGGCCCTTTTATATTCATACCTTTAGTCGTAACAATGGTCTCGTTGTTCTTATTGCATATAAATGAACTTCAGTATCAAGATTCTCTGGAAGATATGGAAACGGTATATGTCGAGGCACAAAAAAACAAAGTCATCTCAAAAGTCGATATTGCCGCAAAACTGCTTGAATACAAAAAATCCGTAACGACGGAGATCTTAAAAGAGACAGTCAAAAACAGAGTAGATACGGCTTACTCCATCGCAAAAAACATTTATGAAAAAAATATAAAAAATCATACAAAAAAAGAGCTGCAAAAAGAGATAATCGATTCTTTAAGATCTCTTACATGGAACAATGGCGAATGCTATATATTCATAGTGGATTTTAACGGCGTATCGCACCTTTCACCAAGTTATTTGAAACATTTTGAAGGAAAAAATATTTTAGACCTTCAAGATGCGGATCAAAGGCATATTATCCGTGAAGAGATAGCACTGGCAAAAGAGAAAGGTGAAGGGTTTATATGGGATACGTTCACTCGTCCAAACACTGACCCGAATAAACAGTATGAACAGCTTGCATACGTTAAAAGATTTGATGATTTTGATTGGTACATGGGATCTGCCGAGTACTTGGATACGGTAATGTCTCAGATGAAAGAGCATGCACTAAAGACATTACGCAATATGTCTATAAATGAAAGTGAGTATTTTTTTGTTATAGATGAGAATGGAAACAATATAATGAACGGGCAGGGTCTCTTTCCGAGAAACGAGAACGTCCTTTCTTTAAAAGATGAAGACGGAAAAGAGTTTATAAAAGAGCTCATAAAAAGTGCAAAGTCAAAAGATCCCTATTTTGTATCATATAAATTAAAAAATCCTCTGACAGGTCAAGTAGAAGAAAAGTTTTCTTATGTAAAAAAAGTGCCCGGAAGTGACTGGATCGTCGGGAATGGGTTTTATTATAACGCTTTTAACGACAAGTTACAGGAAAAAGCGGAATCCTTAACAAAGATGTATAAAAAACAGTATGTACGGATCATGATCTTTTCATTAGTATTGATCGTCTTATCTTTATTTGTATCTTATCTTATTTCCATCGCTTTAAAAAACAGGCTGTTAAAGTATTCAAAAGAGATCAAACAAAAAAACAGTGAATTGATGAATCTTAATGCCTCTTTGGAAAAGACAGTAGTAGAGAGGACAAAAGAGCTGAATCAAGCATATGAAAATATGAGAGAGATAGCTATGAAAGATTCACTGACTGAGATATATAATAGGTACTACTTCAATGATGCTCTAAAAAATGAGATAGATAGAGCAAATAGGTATCATACGACATTTTCATTATGTATGTTTGATCTGGATTATTTTAAAGATGTCAATGATACATACGGGCATGATGTTGGAGACAAAATTTTAAAATCGGTAGTTGATCTCGTAAAACAGCATCTGCGCAAGAGCGATATTTTTGCAAGAGTCGGCGGTGAAGAGTTTATGATAATACTGCCAAAGACAACATTAGAAATGGCGGCGACAATCGTTGAAAGGATCAGAACAGCTGTCGATAACTATACCTTTGAAGAGATAGAACATATAACGATCAGTATAGGTCTGGTCCAATATAAAGAAAATGAGAACAATGAAGAACTTTTAAAAAGAGTTGATTTAGCATTATACAATGCTAAACATAGTGGGAGAAATACTGTGATTGTGGATTCTTAA
- the recR gene encoding recombination mediator RecR has translation MKRSLEKFNRLVECLEELPTIGKKSAIRLAYHMVMKDSFSAIKLAHAIENAVGSLKKCISCGGMSEDELCAICSDTSRDIEVLCIVENAKDILTFEENGLFEGRYFVLDSLDQLDISHLQDIVSSGVSEVIFALTPSIQNDAVILYIEDKLCDYDVRFTKIAQGVPTGVSLENIDILSLTRALEDRVKI, from the coding sequence ATGAAAAGATCGCTGGAAAAGTTTAACCGTCTTGTCGAATGTCTGGAAGAACTGCCTACAATCGGCAAAAAATCAGCCATTAGACTCGCATACCATATGGTTATGAAAGACAGTTTCAGCGCCATAAAACTTGCCCATGCCATAGAAAATGCCGTCGGAAGTCTGAAAAAATGTATCTCATGCGGCGGTATGAGTGAAGATGAGCTTTGTGCCATCTGCAGCGACACCTCAAGAGATATAGAGGTTTTATGTATTGTCGAAAATGCAAAAGACATACTCACTTTTGAAGAAAACGGGCTCTTTGAGGGTAGATATTTTGTTCTTGATTCGTTAGACCAGCTAGATATTTCCCATCTTCAAGATATTGTCTCAAGCGGGGTCAGCGAAGTGATATTTGCACTTACTCCGTCGATCCAAAATGACGCGGTCATTCTCTATATAGAGGATAAACTGTGTGATTATGATGTCAGATTTACTAAAATCGCCCAAGGCGTACCGACAGGTGTAAGTCTTGAAAATATCGATATACTTTCGCTGACAAGGGCATTAGAAGATAGAGTGAAGATCTAA
- a CDS encoding MltA domain-containing protein, whose product MRFILPFFVVLFFVGCSSKVVVPAMPDTTLQKADLSDLDGFNDENFDEVVEGFIANCKTKKTQELYGSLCKDALHVSDKKEFVEENFELYQIMDKEKDTGVLTGYYEPELHGSLTQHDEYQYPLYTKPNDIYDIDFSAYYPELKNYHLKGRLKDGKVLPYYTRAEQKDINASVICYVDNKIDAFFLEIQGSGRIRLDNNDTLFVGYGGNNGHKYQSVGKYLISSGTIEKKNMSLQKIKEWAEKNPQKVDDVLNHNPRVVYFKKKQVTDVRGALGVALTPMRSAAVDSKYIPLGSMLYIDAKDIYHNIDRVVFAQDRGSAIKSPIRADLFTGFGDKALDIAGNLKAKLKIWIFLPKVDVR is encoded by the coding sequence ATGAGATTCATTTTACCTTTTTTTGTAGTGCTGTTTTTTGTCGGATGTTCCAGTAAAGTCGTAGTCCCTGCGATGCCCGATACAACATTGCAAAAAGCTGACCTTTCAGATCTGGACGGATTTAATGATGAGAACTTTGATGAGGTAGTAGAGGGATTTATTGCAAACTGTAAGACTAAAAAGACGCAGGAACTCTATGGATCACTTTGTAAAGATGCCTTACATGTAAGTGATAAAAAAGAGTTCGTAGAAGAGAACTTTGAACTCTACCAGATTATGGATAAAGAGAAAGATACGGGAGTCTTAACAGGCTATTATGAGCCTGAACTTCACGGTTCTTTGACACAGCATGACGAGTATCAGTATCCGCTGTATACAAAGCCCAACGATATATATGATATAGATTTTAGCGCTTATTATCCGGAGCTGAAAAACTATCATCTCAAAGGCAGGCTGAAAGACGGTAAAGTCCTTCCATATTACACAAGAGCAGAGCAAAAAGATATTAACGCTTCTGTTATCTGTTATGTAGATAATAAGATCGATGCATTTTTCTTGGAGATACAGGGTTCGGGACGTATCAGACTGGACAATAACGATACCCTTTTTGTCGGATACGGCGGTAATAACGGTCATAAATACCAATCTGTAGGGAAATACCTGATATCAAGCGGGACTATTGAGAAAAAAAATATGTCGCTGCAAAAGATAAAAGAGTGGGCAGAAAAGAACCCGCAAAAAGTGGATGATGTCTTAAATCATAATCCAAGAGTCGTGTATTTTAAAAAGAAACAAGTGACTGATGTCAGAGGAGCTTTAGGCGTTGCATTGACACCTATGCGTTCAGCAGCCGTTGACAGCAAATATATTCCGCTGGGCAGTATGCTTTATATTGATGCTAAGGATATATATCATAATATAGACAGAGTGGTTTTCGCCCAGGACAGAGGTTCTGCTATCAAGTCTCCTATCAGAGCCGACCTGTTTACGGGCTTTGGAGATAAAGCTCTTGATATTGCCGGAAACCTAAAGGCAAAGCTGAAAATATGGATATTTTTACCTAAAGTAGATGTAAGATGA